A genomic window from Corvus hawaiiensis isolate bCorHaw1 chromosome 29, bCorHaw1.pri.cur, whole genome shotgun sequence includes:
- the LOC125318392 gene encoding translocon-associated protein subunit beta has product MKLLLLAVFALVSVAHCEDGARLLASKSLLNRYAVEGKDLTLQYNIYNVGSSAALDVELSDDSFPPEDFGIVSGMLNVKWDRIAPASNVSHTVVLRPLKAGYFNFTSATITYLAQEGAQVVVGFTSAPGQGGILAQRDFDRRFSPHFLDWAAFGVMTLPSIGIPLLLWYSSKRKYDTPKTKKN; this is encoded by the exons ATGAAGCTCCTGCTTCTTGCTGTGTTTGCCCTGGTGTCTGTGGCTCACTGCGAGGATGGCGCCAGGCTCCTGGCCTCCAAATCCCTGTTAAACAGGTACGCAGTGGAGGGCAAGGACTTGACTTTGCAGTACAACATCTACAACGTTGGCTCCAG CGCTGCCCTAGATGTGGAGCTGTCGGATGATTCCTTCCCCCCAGAAGATTTTGGCATCGTCTCTGGCATGCTCAACGTCAAGTGGGACAGGATTGCTCC AGCGAGCAACGTGTCCCACACCGTGGTTCTACGGCCTCTCAAAGCTGGGTACTTCAACTTCACCTCTGCCACCATCACGTACCTGGCCCAGGAGGGTGCCCAGGTCGTG gtTGGCTTCACTAGTGCTCCCGGGCAGGGAGGAATCCTGGCTCAGCGCGACTTTGACAGGAGGTTCTCCCCTCACTTT CTGGACTGGGCGGCTTTTGGCGTGATGACCCTGCCCTCCATCGGGATCCCCCTGCTGCTCTGGTACTCGAGCAAGAGGAAGTACGACACCCCCAAGACCAAAAAGAACTGA